In Selenomonas sp. TAMA-11512, a genomic segment contains:
- a CDS encoding pyridoxamine 5'-phosphate oxidase family protein: MRRKDREVKGIEDILSIVKKAKILHLGLFDGVYPYIVPLHYGYEFIDGNLVFFMHSAKEGHKLDLIKENSHVCIELECDVEPVSGGEIPCRYGAAFASVIGRGKAEIVSDASEKIRGLNLLMENQTGRHFEIDDKMVSGVEVIRVVIPAYTAKARPKP, encoded by the coding sequence ATGCGAAGAAAAGATCGTGAAGTCAAAGGTATCGAGGATATTCTAAGCATCGTGAAGAAGGCGAAGATACTTCATCTCGGGCTTTTTGACGGCGTGTATCCATATATTGTGCCGCTTCACTACGGTTATGAATTTATAGACGGCAATCTCGTATTCTTTATGCACAGTGCCAAAGAGGGGCACAAGCTGGACTTGATCAAAGAGAATTCCCATGTCTGTATTGAACTGGAATGCGATGTAGAGCCGGTATCCGGAGGGGAGATCCCATGCCGCTACGGGGCGGCGTTCGCGTCGGTGATCGGGCGAGGTAAAGCCGAGATTGTTTCTGATGCGTCGGAAAAGATCAGAGGGCTGAACCTGCTGATGGAGAATCAGACAGGCCGGCACTTCGAGATAGACGACAAAATGGTGTCCGGCGTAGAGGTGATTCGGGTCGTCATTCCCGCGTACACGGCAAAGGCCAGGCCGAAGCCGTAA
- a CDS encoding Gfo/Idh/MocA family oxidoreductase, whose translation MSKVRYRWATLGCGVIGHQLAEALQSLGGGLYAVGNRTRSKAETFAGQYGIPKVYERMEDAFDDPNVDIIYISTPHNTHIRYLLPALSAGKHVLCEKSITLNSEELMRAVDCARAHNVVLAEAMTIYHMPIYRRLKEIIAGGSLGALRMIQMNFGSFKEYDMKNRFFSRELAGGAMLDIGVYALSFVRYFLSSQPTEVLSQVKYAPTGVDEQASILLKNAEEEMATVTLSLHAKQPKRGTIAFENGYVEMFEYPRGEKAVITWTADGRTEEIAAGSASDALMYEVLDMEAAVAGERDDMHLDYTTDVMELMTNIRRSWGMKYPEEE comes from the coding sequence ATGTCAAAGGTGCGATATCGCTGGGCGACGCTCGGCTGCGGCGTTATCGGGCATCAGCTCGCCGAGGCGCTTCAATCGCTCGGGGGCGGGCTGTACGCGGTCGGCAACCGCACGCGGAGCAAGGCGGAGACGTTCGCCGGGCAGTACGGCATCCCGAAGGTGTACGAGCGGATGGAGGATGCGTTCGACGACCCGAACGTCGACATCATCTACATCTCGACGCCGCACAACACGCACATCCGCTACCTGCTTCCCGCGCTTTCGGCAGGCAAGCACGTCCTATGCGAGAAGTCGATCACGCTGAACAGCGAGGAGCTTATGCGCGCAGTCGACTGTGCGAGGGCGCACAATGTCGTGCTCGCGGAGGCGATGACGATCTACCACATGCCCATCTATCGACGACTGAAGGAGATCATCGCGGGCGGCTCTTTGGGCGCGCTGCGCATGATCCAGATGAACTTCGGCAGCTTCAAAGAATACGATATGAAGAACCGCTTTTTCAGCCGTGAGCTCGCGGGCGGCGCGATGCTTGACATCGGCGTCTATGCGCTGTCCTTCGTCCGATATTTTCTCTCGTCACAGCCGACCGAGGTGCTCTCACAGGTGAAATACGCGCCGACGGGCGTCGATGAGCAGGCGTCCATCCTCCTCAAGAACGCGGAGGAGGAGATGGCGACGGTCACGCTCTCCCTCCACGCAAAGCAGCCGAAGCGCGGCACGATCGCGTTTGAGAACGGATACGTCGAAATGTTCGAGTACCCGCGCGGGGAGAAGGCGGTCATCACATGGACGGCGGACGGGCGCACGGAGGAGATCGCGGCGGGCTCCGCGTCGGACGCTCTCATGTACGAGGTGCTGGACATGGAGGCAGCCGTCGCGGGCGAGCGCGACGACATGCACCTCGACTACACCACAGACGTCATGGAGCTCATGACGAACATCCGCCGATCGTGGGGGATGAAGTATCCCGAAGAGGAATAG
- the msrB gene encoding peptide-methionine (R)-S-oxide reductase MsrB has protein sequence MKIFSLMALLGAAGLSLCLSGCQSAAPPKDMPHEIVQQNHAEAGQSEIYLAGGCFWGTELYMSLAKGVISVESGYANGNTPNPSYKEVCAGSGHAEAVHIIYDPTVLPLEKLLRLYYDSIDPLTKDRQGNDAGHQYRTGIYYAGGEESPDAAVVKESLAALEKQLGQTVAIEAGPIVNFYRAEEEHQAYLTKHPNGYCHIPRDLIEDMRRKSKEDAMPRMEHSPDTVYEKPSEAALRDRLTNLQYAVTQEKATEPPFNNAYDDEFRAGIYCDVTTGQPLFVSTDKYDSGCGWPAFTRPIDPALVDEQVDRSYGMVRTEVTSAASGAHLGHVFNDGPTDRGGLRYCINSASLRFIPKDKMEEAGYGAYLKLLDS, from the coding sequence ATGAAGATATTTTCCCTCATGGCGCTGCTCGGCGCCGCAGGATTATCGCTGTGTCTTTCCGGATGTCAGTCGGCCGCGCCGCCGAAGGACATGCCGCATGAGATCGTACAGCAAAATCACGCGGAGGCGGGTCAGTCGGAAATCTACCTCGCCGGCGGCTGCTTTTGGGGAACGGAGCTGTACATGAGCCTCGCGAAGGGCGTCATCTCGGTGGAAAGCGGCTACGCGAACGGAAATACGCCCAATCCGTCATATAAAGAGGTATGCGCAGGAAGCGGTCATGCGGAGGCCGTCCACATCATCTACGATCCGACGGTGCTCCCCTTGGAGAAATTGCTCCGGCTGTACTATGATTCCATCGATCCGCTGACGAAGGATCGGCAGGGCAATGACGCCGGTCATCAATACCGCACGGGCATATACTACGCCGGAGGCGAGGAGAGCCCCGACGCGGCGGTCGTCAAGGAATCGCTCGCCGCGCTGGAGAAACAGCTCGGGCAGACCGTCGCCATTGAGGCGGGGCCGATTGTGAATTTCTATCGCGCGGAGGAGGAGCATCAGGCGTACCTGACGAAGCACCCGAACGGCTATTGCCACATCCCGCGCGACCTCATCGAGGACATGCGGCGAAAGAGCAAGGAGGACGCGATGCCGCGCATGGAGCACTCGCCCGATACCGTCTATGAAAAGCCGTCCGAGGCGGCTCTGCGCGATCGGCTGACGAATCTTCAATACGCCGTGACGCAGGAAAAGGCGACGGAGCCGCCGTTCAACAACGCCTACGACGATGAGTTCCGCGCGGGGATCTACTGCGACGTGACGACGGGGCAGCCGCTTTTCGTATCGACGGACAAGTACGACTCCGGGTGCGGATGGCCGGCATTCACGCGGCCGATTGATCCGGCGCTCGTCGATGAGCAGGTCGATCGCTCCTATGGCATGGTGCGCACGGAGGTCACATCTGCGGCAAGCGGCGCACATCTGGGGCACGTTTTCAACGACGGGCCGACAGACAGAGGCGGACTGCGCTACTGCATCAACAGCGCATCCCTTCGCTTCATCCCGAAGGACAAGATGGAGGAGGCCGGCTACGGCGCATATTTGAAGCTGCTCGATTCGTAA
- a CDS encoding diguanylate cyclase, with amino-acid sequence MMNRTEVAPYESHCVELLLEKLDAYIFTYDIQEDLLRIHRAMGDTTERILEGYLQGLRKIQFGSVHPDFVEPLSLLITGQTTESQEMLIDPSLEPKGRYRWYQVAIKLIRDEAGRVTGTQGIIWDIESSTGQSDQAFARFRSERDSVTGIYNEIGLSKAVNLYIEGQGRDDDSVLLCIMLENFPRLAKEHGKRWGDQLLARICKSVGGLFRDGDVMAHLGEGVFVVFAKDLGRAEVIDAKINAIRHLFRADNMVYGSYGIHPQVGAAYYSEDGKDAGELLVVAMERMKLSIANGKK; translated from the coding sequence ATGATGAATCGAACAGAGGTTGCTCCCTATGAGAGTCATTGTGTCGAGCTGCTCCTCGAAAAGCTTGACGCGTATATATTCACGTACGATATTCAAGAAGATTTGCTCCGCATTCATCGTGCAATGGGCGACACGACGGAACGAATCCTGGAGGGCTATCTGCAGGGCCTGCGCAAGATTCAGTTCGGCTCCGTGCATCCGGACTTCGTGGAACCTCTTTCGCTGCTCATCACGGGACAGACAACGGAGAGCCAGGAGATGCTCATCGACCCCTCCCTGGAGCCGAAGGGCCGCTACAGATGGTATCAGGTTGCGATCAAGCTCATCCGCGATGAGGCCGGACGCGTAACGGGCACGCAGGGGATCATCTGGGATATTGAGTCGAGTACGGGCCAATCGGATCAGGCGTTTGCTCGCTTCCGATCCGAACGCGACAGTGTGACGGGCATCTACAATGAGATCGGTCTGTCAAAGGCGGTCAATCTCTACATCGAAGGGCAGGGCAGAGACGACGACAGCGTATTGCTCTGCATCATGCTGGAGAATTTCCCGCGCCTTGCCAAGGAGCACGGAAAGCGCTGGGGAGACCAGCTGCTCGCGCGCATCTGCAAGTCGGTCGGAGGACTTTTCCGCGACGGGGACGTGATGGCGCATCTCGGCGAAGGGGTCTTTGTCGTCTTTGCCAAGGATCTCGGGCGCGCGGAGGTCATTGATGCGAAGATCAATGCCATCCGGCACCTCTTCCGTGCGGACAATATGGTCTACGGCTCGTACGGGATTCATCCGCAGGTGGGGGCCGCTTACTATTCGGAAGACGGCAAGGATGCGGGCGAACTGCTCGTAGTGGCGATGGAACGAATGAAGCTCTCCATCGCAAACGGAAAGAAATAA
- a CDS encoding HNH endonuclease signature motif containing protein has translation MSQHQHDTNCTELWLYFQAVINWIQATFPNYRGKLMKGLDWGIYHNKFGKGKYDPKKLETRIVELLEDEDVSHQKGIYEYLLDGEERHLSIRAFSSKMARTAYERQKGICPRCGKYYEIEEMQADHITPWSKGGKTIVENCQMLCADCNRRKSNI, from the coding sequence ATGTCACAGCATCAGCATGATACAAATTGCACTGAATTGTGGCTGTATTTTCAGGCCGTCATAAACTGGATACAGGCGACGTTCCCGAATTACCGTGGCAAACTAATGAAAGGACTGGATTGGGGTATTTATCACAACAAGTTCGGTAAGGGTAAGTATGATCCGAAAAAGCTTGAAACCCGTATTGTGGAGTTGCTGGAAGATGAGGACGTATCTCATCAGAAAGGTATATATGAATACCTGCTTGACGGTGAAGAACGCCACCTGAGCATTCGGGCGTTTTCTTCTAAGATGGCGCGTACAGCATACGAGCGTCAAAAGGGTATTTGTCCGAGATGTGGCAAGTACTATGAAATAGAAGAAATGCAGGCTGATCATATCACTCCATGGAGCAAGGGTGGAAAAACGATTGTAGAAAATTGTCAAATGCTTTGTGCTGATTGTAACCGAAGAAAATCGAATATCTGA
- a CDS encoding SEC-C metal-binding domain-containing protein, protein MKSEDENQNYISIPEMFSRRKLNAMYRAIPLKDRSMRLLRKYFTAMANLYGIISLRDAKSLLDRLHPRLVTEEEFLAFSVVARHEIEDYTVMGHDEIYINVLPVETLDREIIHTLYFYDEDYSYHETAEHQAGKPLYIPKSKEELLAYSDSSYFEPTEEMKAFSELFDAHLPSDWSVYVRKGALEDIFEQVRFGVNSSDLLHKMMDNGVCLDDLNDVKELLQCFTQYSNNARIHANRGFTPSELMEQAPAEYHESADVSFSDRVREAIATGAVNIEDLREQIATMEVTHERIRQKFLTELDTMEKEFSERRPIEKIGRNEPCPCGSGKKYKKCCGR, encoded by the coding sequence ATGAAAAGCGAAGATGAGAATCAAAACTACATTTCCATCCCCGAGATGTTCAGTCGGCGAAAGCTCAATGCAATGTATCGAGCGATTCCGCTCAAGGATCGTAGCATGCGGCTTTTGCGGAAGTATTTCACGGCGATGGCAAATCTCTACGGAATTATTTCCTTGCGCGATGCGAAATCGCTTCTCGATCGCCTTCATCCGCGCCTTGTGACGGAAGAGGAGTTTCTTGCATTTTCCGTCGTTGCGCGTCACGAAATTGAGGATTATACCGTCATGGGGCATGACGAGATCTATATAAATGTTTTGCCAGTCGAAACGCTCGATCGGGAGATCATCCATACTTTGTATTTTTACGATGAGGACTACTCCTATCACGAAACAGCAGAACATCAGGCGGGAAAACCCCTGTACATACCGAAAAGCAAGGAAGAGTTGCTCGCTTATTCTGATTCGTCTTACTTTGAACCGACGGAGGAGATGAAGGCTTTTTCCGAGCTTTTTGATGCGCATCTGCCCTCGGACTGGTCAGTGTATGTGCGAAAAGGAGCACTGGAAGATATATTTGAGCAGGTTCGCTTCGGTGTGAATTCGAGCGACTTACTCCATAAGATGATGGATAATGGGGTATGCCTCGATGATCTGAACGACGTGAAAGAATTATTACAGTGCTTCACGCAGTACAGTAACAACGCTCGAATCCATGCCAATCGCGGATTTACGCCTAGCGAGCTTATGGAACAGGCGCCCGCAGAGTATCATGAGAGTGCGGATGTATCATTCAGTGATCGTGTTCGGGAGGCGATTGCGACCGGCGCAGTAAACATTGAGGATTTGCGGGAGCAGATAGCGACGATGGAGGTTACACATGAGCGTATTCGGCAGAAATTCTTGACGGAGCTTGATACCATGGAGAAGGAGTTTTCTGAGAGGAGACCTATTGAAAAGATCGGACGCAACGAGCCTTGCCCCTGCGGCAGCGGCAAGAAGTACAAGAAGTGTTGCGGGCGCTGA
- a CDS encoding dynamin family protein, with product MNKASVQHKIRRLYDALKSAHKETEAKKVIDLAQKSARGEYGIAFCGHFSAGKSRMINTIIGALLLPSSPIPTSANLVRIQKGEDYAEVRFREGKRRRYLAPYDYDMIKSYAKDGDAILGITLSSAGIDLPEGVVLFDTPGIDSSDPMHRKATEDAIHLADLVCYVMDYNHVQAEESFRFTKSLTDAGREVVLVINQVDKHRDAELSFDEFRAGLETAFQSWGVKPAAMFCTSMRESDHPHNEYRELEAYLKDAMAGREDRFAASLVASLTGIIDDVEAEEEKEDRERLAEEESVIAHLSPSEREDLITDFSALMAEEDSLRSDLKEEFTQRFENILAHAYMMTYEERELAKSYIEAADPSFKVGFFGRGKKTEAEMERRRAALWEAFGTKVQAQIDWHVATFVKEFARTHGVDIALIQAEADAFTAMLEPAAAKACLKEGADINNSEYIQSYSASLETETKKEGRRRIAPVFEKLRAAIEEKREQRLAAIREEMAGLSDQMDAIRAIAQAERERRKRRRALLAELETQRGDQEPVTGDDIFVLPKFDVEIIQGGIDEDDRAENGGTDDISVSSMNAGRDTDVNGDVTAQGSSSASDEQEGRDADEILHAWAPRLRRAAASMEGISPLRNLADTLMRRADRIDKRRYMVALFGAFSAGKSSFANALLGDAMLPVSPNPTTAAINKILPVDEAHPAGTARVRLKSEAMLLADLNRALAAFDEEAKALDEVEALAEKLTAGDSASAHASFLRAYLKGKDTFREKLGTTLTLTQTEFPAYASEEAKSCFVEEIDIYVDTPLSRRGIVLVDTPGADSVNARHTEAAFRFIKESDAILFVTYYNHAFSQADSDFLRQLGRVKDAFSMDKMFFIVNAIDLAEDAAEAEDVIGYVRQNLLRFGVAKPRLYGLSSQELLQRKQSGDTDPDPFETAFYDFIFRELTGIVLRRVEDDFEEAKAFLDHLIAESETGESEKAARLAAVDADEKAVEAIVLQKTEDVLLGQLAARRKELVYYIEERVFLRFEDMYRHAFNAATLGQGAGRRELLTAMEELLTEVGFTLAEEMRALTLRLEQFAVDRLRDFSHDVEREVREIARDFHVIETKRAMEGEVSYAPAYAGKSAKDYDRELALFKSPKQFFEGGGSRILLDALHKHMREDARDYLAREGERTGAYIEKGARTLFAETLGSLCALLADHFISHREVLEGRVSSEKLKEIRAGLQSTDNGINP from the coding sequence ATGAATAAGGCTTCCGTACAGCATAAGATCCGGCGTCTCTACGACGCGCTCAAGAGCGCGCACAAGGAGACGGAAGCGAAGAAGGTGATCGACCTTGCGCAGAAGTCGGCGCGAGGCGAGTACGGCATCGCTTTCTGCGGTCACTTCTCGGCGGGCAAGTCCCGCATGATCAATACGATCATAGGCGCGCTGCTGCTGCCGTCATCGCCGATCCCGACGAGCGCGAATCTCGTCCGCATCCAAAAAGGCGAGGACTACGCGGAGGTGCGCTTCCGCGAGGGCAAGAGGCGTCGCTACCTCGCCCCGTACGACTACGACATGATCAAGTCGTATGCAAAGGACGGGGACGCGATACTCGGCATCACGCTCTCCTCGGCGGGCATTGATCTTCCCGAAGGGGTCGTGCTCTTTGACACGCCGGGCATTGACTCCTCGGACCCGATGCACCGTAAGGCGACGGAGGACGCCATCCACCTCGCCGACCTTGTCTGCTACGTCATGGACTACAATCACGTACAGGCGGAGGAGAGCTTTCGCTTTACAAAGTCGCTGACGGACGCGGGCCGCGAGGTCGTGCTCGTCATCAATCAGGTGGACAAGCACAGGGACGCGGAGCTTTCCTTTGACGAGTTTCGCGCGGGGCTCGAGACGGCGTTTCAGAGCTGGGGCGTAAAGCCTGCGGCGATGTTCTGTACGTCGATGCGGGAGAGCGATCATCCGCACAACGAGTACAGGGAGCTTGAAGCCTACTTAAAGGACGCAATGGCGGGGCGCGAGGATCGCTTCGCCGCATCGCTGGTCGCTTCGCTGACGGGCATCATCGACGATGTGGAGGCGGAGGAAGAGAAGGAAGACCGGGAGCGTCTCGCCGAGGAGGAAAGCGTCATCGCGCATCTGTCTCCCTCGGAGAGAGAGGATCTCATCACCGACTTCTCGGCGCTTATGGCGGAGGAGGACAGCCTCCGCAGTGATCTCAAAGAGGAGTTCACGCAGCGGTTTGAAAATATACTCGCGCACGCGTATATGATGACATACGAGGAGCGCGAGCTAGCGAAAAGCTACATCGAGGCGGCGGACCCATCATTCAAGGTCGGATTCTTCGGTCGGGGCAAGAAGACCGAGGCGGAGATGGAGCGCCGCCGCGCCGCACTCTGGGAGGCGTTCGGCACGAAGGTACAGGCGCAGATCGACTGGCACGTCGCGACGTTTGTCAAGGAATTTGCCCGCACGCACGGCGTCGATATAGCGCTCATTCAGGCAGAGGCGGACGCCTTTACGGCCATGCTCGAGCCCGCTGCGGCAAAGGCGTGCCTCAAGGAGGGCGCCGACATCAACAACAGCGAGTACATCCAATCGTATTCGGCATCCTTAGAGACGGAGACGAAAAAGGAGGGGCGGCGGCGGATTGCGCCCGTCTTCGAGAAGCTGCGCGCCGCCATCGAGGAGAAGCGCGAGCAGCGTCTCGCCGCCATCCGGGAGGAAATGGCGGGACTCTCCGATCAAATGGATGCGATCCGTGCCATCGCGCAGGCGGAGAGGGAGCGTAGGAAGCGTCGCCGTGCACTGCTCGCCGAGCTTGAGACGCAGCGCGGCGATCAGGAGCCCGTCACGGGGGATGATATCTTTGTCCTGCCAAAATTCGATGTCGAAATCATACAAGGCGGCATAGATGAAGACGACAGGGCGGAAAATGGCGGCACAGACGATATATCGGTATCATCGATGAATGCCGGGCGTGATACCGATGTGAATGGGGATGTCACGGCTCAAGGGAGCTCCTCGGCTTCTGACGAGCAGGAGGGACGAGACGCCGATGAGATCCTGCACGCTTGGGCACCGCGCCTTCGCCGTGCGGCGGCATCGATGGAGGGCATCTCTCCGCTGCGAAACCTAGCCGATACGCTCATGCGGCGCGCGGATCGCATTGACAAGCGCCGCTATATGGTGGCGCTCTTCGGGGCTTTTTCCGCGGGCAAGTCGTCGTTCGCGAACGCGCTGCTCGGCGACGCGATGCTCCCGGTCTCACCCAATCCGACGACGGCGGCGATCAATAAGATCCTTCCCGTCGACGAGGCGCATCCCGCGGGCACGGCTCGGGTGCGCCTCAAGAGCGAGGCGATGCTGCTCGCCGATCTCAATCGCGCGCTTGCGGCCTTTGACGAGGAGGCGAAGGCGCTCGACGAGGTGGAAGCGCTCGCGGAAAAACTGACGGCGGGTGACAGCGCGTCGGCGCATGCTTCCTTCCTCCGTGCGTATCTCAAGGGCAAGGATACGTTTCGAGAAAAGCTCGGAACGACCCTCACGCTCACGCAGACGGAGTTCCCCGCCTACGCGTCGGAAGAGGCGAAGTCCTGCTTCGTCGAGGAGATCGATATCTATGTCGATACGCCGCTCTCCCGCCGCGGCATCGTGCTCGTCGATACGCCGGGCGCGGACTCGGTCAACGCGCGGCACACGGAGGCGGCATTCCGCTTCATCAAGGAGTCGGATGCCATCCTGTTCGTGACGTATTACAACCACGCGTTCAGCCAGGCGGACAGTGATTTCCTCCGACAGCTCGGACGCGTCAAGGACGCGTTTTCCATGGATAAGATGTTCTTCATCGTCAATGCCATTGATCTTGCGGAAGACGCGGCGGAGGCGGAAGACGTCATCGGCTATGTGCGGCAGAACCTGCTGCGCTTCGGGGTCGCCAAGCCTCGTCTCTACGGGCTCTCCAGTCAGGAGCTCCTGCAGAGGAAGCAGTCGGGTGATACCGATCCGGATCCGTTTGAGACGGCGTTTTATGACTTCATCTTCCGTGAACTCACGGGAATCGTGCTGCGCCGCGTGGAGGATGATTTCGAGGAGGCGAAGGCCTTCCTCGACCACCTCATTGCGGAGAGCGAGACGGGTGAGAGTGAAAAGGCGGCCAGGCTTGCCGCCGTCGATGCAGATGAGAAGGCCGTCGAGGCAATCGTACTCCAAAAGACGGAAGATGTGCTCTTAGGGCAGCTCGCCGCACGCCGAAAGGAGCTTGTCTACTACATTGAGGAGCGCGTATTCCTGCGCTTTGAGGATATGTATCGCCACGCGTTCAATGCGGCGACCCTCGGGCAGGGAGCCGGGCGCAGGGAACTCCTGACCGCGATGGAAGAGCTGTTGACAGAAGTCGGATTCACGCTTGCCGAGGAGATGCGCGCGCTGACGCTGCGCTTGGAGCAGTTTGCCGTCGATCGTCTGCGCGATTTCTCGCACGATGTGGAGCGCGAGGTGCGCGAGATCGCACGGGATTTTCACGTCATCGAGACGAAGCGCGCGATGGAAGGCGAGGTGAGCTATGCGCCCGCCTATGCGGGAAAGAGCGCAAAGGACTATGACAGGGAGTTGGCTCTCTTCAAGAGTCCGAAGCAGTTCTTCGAGGGCGGCGGCAGCCGGATCCTCTTAGACGCCCTCCACAAGCATATGAGGGAAGATGCGCGGGACTATCTAGCGCGCGAGGGCGAGCGGACAGGCGCATACATTGAAAAGGGGGCCCGAACGCTGTTTGCGGAGACCCTCGGATCGCTGTGCGCGCTTCTCGCCGATCACTTCATCTCGCATCGGGAGGTCCTCGAGGGAAGGGTCTCGTCCGAGAAGCTCAAAGAGATTCGCGCGGGACTGCAGAGCACGGACAATGGGATAAACCCTTGA
- a CDS encoding Fic family protein, whose protein sequence is MISYAGLLQKLKDKNLTKTALTKQLGISSRTVAKIGRGEKLSKHVLDRIAVFLNCPADALCRTVSDNPLLQALRDEKSIRMSGGLYHELQIRMTYHSNHMEGSKLSEEQTRMIFETNTVDAAGGIPVDDIIETVNHFRAVDYVIDKVEEPLTEDIVKELHRILKQGTKDAALGWFAVGDYKKRVNVVGGRETAKPREVPARMRELLSAYESQSAVTIDDIIRFHYEFERIHPFQDGNGRVGRLAALKECLRHAIVPFIIEDSKKMFYYRGLSEWEKEKGYLTDTCLDGQDTFKKMMAMFDMPAEENAPSRPKQPRYSRDARP, encoded by the coding sequence ATGATTTCCTATGCAGGACTCTTACAAAAACTAAAGGACAAGAACCTGACGAAGACGGCGCTCACAAAGCAGCTTGGCATCTCTTCCCGAACCGTTGCCAAAATCGGACGGGGCGAGAAGCTTTCAAAGCATGTACTTGACAGGATTGCCGTGTTTTTGAACTGTCCTGCAGACGCTCTTTGTCGGACAGTTTCGGACAACCCTTTGCTCCAAGCGCTTCGTGATGAGAAAAGCATCCGCATGTCGGGAGGTCTGTACCACGAGCTTCAAATACGGATGACGTATCACTCCAACCATATGGAGGGCAGCAAGCTGAGCGAAGAGCAGACGAGGATGATCTTTGAAACGAATACCGTAGATGCCGCCGGGGGCATTCCGGTCGATGACATCATCGAAACGGTCAACCACTTTCGTGCCGTCGACTATGTGATTGACAAGGTGGAAGAGCCGCTTACAGAGGATATAGTGAAGGAGCTGCACCGCATTTTGAAACAAGGCACAAAGGATGCCGCTCTCGGATGGTTCGCTGTCGGCGATTACAAGAAACGGGTAAATGTGGTCGGCGGCCGTGAAACAGCAAAGCCGAGGGAGGTCCCCGCGCGGATGAGAGAGCTCCTTTCCGCATACGAATCTCAGAGTGCAGTCACGATCGATGACATCATCCGCTTTCATTACGAGTTTGAACGCATCCATCCCTTCCAAGACGGGAACGGCAGGGTGGGAAGACTGGCCGCGCTCAAAGAATGCTTGCGGCACGCCATTGTTCCCTTCATCATTGAGGACTCCAAAAAGATGTTCTATTACAGAGGCCTGTCCGAATGGGAAAAAGAAAAGGGATATCTGACGGACACCTGCCTTGACGGGCAGGATACATTTAAAAAAATGATGGCCATGTTTGATATGCCGGCAGAGGAGAATGCTCCATCCCGACCGAAACAGCCTCGCTACAGCAGAGACGCGAGACCGTAG